Genomic DNA from Danio rerio strain Tuebingen ecotype United States chromosome 22, GRCz12tu, whole genome shotgun sequence:
CTTATTCAGagacattttaaatttaaagcacacatattaatgaattattaactCTTTGTCTTTGTGTAATCTTGTTTTCAGTAGCCTGGGCTGACTAGAGCCTATCGAGACTGAACTGAATGTTGTTAGCTTGACTCCCAGAAGATACAGTGAAGTGTTTATTGGAGATCATTTGATGCTCTCAAATGTTAACAGATGAACTACATGTGAAGGATCTGTGTCAATgtgataaatacaaaaataaaacatgttgaatcagtttacatttatttcagtgcagaggaaaaaaagaaaatgataacCTTCATTGCAACACATAAATCACAAACCAGTCATACCAACAAAAATCAAAGTTGTTTAGAGCAAACCGAGAGAGTAAGATACCCGAGAACTACTCTGATGAAAAATAGCAACAcatgtaataatattgtaatgaccTGGCCCACAGCACAGCCAGGTGCATCATGGGttatttaatgtgttattttagttAAATACATGGGTTGTTTTGTTATAAACTTTATGTGTGCTTATGTTTAATTTGGCTTCTGTGTTTTAAAgattcaggacaccccggagaacttttttttttttgtattaacagatgtgtgtgtgttgagcatcagttaagacaatgttagcacctgtcagctttaattgtggggaaaactggataattttgagcttttgtcagctaatttcagcttccgggtttaaaatgatttttggggcggtatcaaaatcggcgacgtagcgcagaactgcaagtgcaatgatgacgcgtcggtttctcattattattcatagcggagttttcttatcctatgagaagagccggctgcttaattattcatgagacctgccagacctgccagtgtcaagcccgagctgagagacacggaaaccacggcacagtatttagccgttcatgaaggctcatatgcgtttgtttccatcatccacagggtttgttgcattttttcccccgcgatcttgtcagggccgatcatacagcaaagctgtgtgcgtgctgctagcatttttgtcgggagagcagcacgagaattagagaatggcggacgctgtctttcatcaggagttcgtttacattcagacacatcactgtgctgctgtgtttgcctaaatcctccagattaccagcagggttaatggttaaaatagacgggtcaggagacctgctgcactgagtctgctggatacggggattgagggagaagtcctcatttatagtgtttacatgaacacacatctttataatgatataaattgttgttgtctgtatatgaaattacaaataacaaatgtagcagggcattaaatcactgttcatttctttgcattttaactttgtaaactataaactcatgcgtctcctctttgtgtctcattttgtgagctataactgacaacagcagttattcgctccccttctcccctgctggccacgcccactcccaCCCGATgcttgcggagctccacgcccattaatcatgcatcttttgaaaaaaattttgaagtagactttaaccgaaagaggggggtgtcatggccctttaagcccAATATTTCTTTGGTTTATAAAATATTGGTCATTACCATCAACAATGGTGGTGTGTAAAGGAAGTACCCCAGTGGTGTGGTCCTGTTAAGGGCTGTTCATGTTTGGAGCTCAGAATTAAAAGGTTAACTGTCAGTACTATCTCTCCTACCTGATTATTTTGCCAGATTACTGCTCACAGAGAAACTCTGGGTTGTGTGGTGGATGGGGCATGAATGTTCTTCTCGCTAACACGTTAGGAAAGTTATCCGCCATACTTGCTAGTGTAACCCCCTCCGGTTTTACAttacccaacccgctccaagctgggatcgaactggcgaccttccgctTGGGAGTCGGTTGCCctatcaaggaggctaaagaccatggcctctagcgcctgtcgctagagcacctttcgAGGTCAGAGaggtgaggtttacctgcacagcacttactagctggtctCTGTTACACTAGCACCCTGCTAGTCGTTTTAGTATAATTGAATAGTTTAGCTAGGTTATATTAGCTCCAGTTGCCCACGTACAGTAATTATTACAATATGCAGatgcacaaataaatgaaaacaatttaCTCGGGGCCTGTTTAATAAAAATGGAATAGAAAAGCAGAATTAAAGTCTACAACCTGACTAGAATGAGCCAAACTAAACGTCTGCACTTTGattggttccataacagcaagATGAAGCTCATTTGATCTAACTaagtttaaataatctacataACTGTCATGAAGCTCTGAAGGTCGAGCATAGATGCATGGATTTTGTTGTACGCTATCATGGCAACTACAGTGAAAGTGTTCATAATACCTGTATATACTTGACCGGCATGTTGCCATCTTTCAGTCTGTTTACTCCGTTTTCTCCTCAGGGTTTTTAGCCAATAACCTGATGCAAAAAAGTTCAGGAGTCCTGGAAAGGATTAAGAGAATTTGACATCAAGTTAAGTTCACCAAATGTTCAATCCTATTTTCAAAGCACAGTTTATTTATTCACTTCAGTCGAGCTGTGAAAGCTTCTTCAACCAATGTCTGTAAGCCAAGAAAAGGCTTTTCCTAAAAAAAGGCATTGATAGCTTTATCATTAAATATGTCGTTTTATAGCATATGCAGAACAGTGTGGTACAAAGAAGGAACATAGTATGGCTGTATCAAAATAGAACACAGCGATAACACATTTACACAGGAACAGGAAACTCAACTATAAGAAACAGAGGCCTACTTCCTGTCTGGCTATATCTAGCTAGAGAGCTGAAGCTCAAATAATCACTTTACAAAATACATCATGGGAAGAGATTAATAATCAAGGTTAATAAAAGACAAAGCCGTTGGTTTGGACTCTACCATGTGAATCTAAGGAAGAAAAAACTAACCAGAAAAAACAAAGAATCGGATTATCATCAACAGTTTCATGAGAATATCGGCAGAAATAGTTTGTGATTAAGGACAAATTGTGTCGCATTTGATTTGCGGAGTATTTCTTTTATTCAATAATTTCAAAGAAATGCTTCACagattaattttcttgtttttctgGCATCTAGTTGGTAAGTGTTTTTGTTCATGACATCATGACTAATTCCATATTCAGTGTAATCTTGCTGTTTTTGTAttcaatttaatgtaattaaaacattGATAATGTATATATTGTTTGTGAATCCATCAAACAATTCCTCaggcaaattattattttaaattgttgtttTAAGGAGCATGTAGTCTCAGTTGCTCTCCAAGAACGAAAGAAACGTTAAGGTGCAGAAGGTGATTgtatttagaaacatttttttgttgagctggttaaaagtctcttccacttgtactgattaaagtaaatgatataaatgtatttatatttgtttttatgtactgagtaaggcataagactaaaaaaatgtttatccaattaaatattgttgggctgataattcccataattctaaaagtggtaaaaataaatgctgaatcaaaactttaaaatTCTAAATGAATATTGGAGGAAATTTTGCATGCTAGGGGACGATTGACaacatggctgaaggatttcttttagacaggcaaTGTTCCgttttcaaattattttagtcacgcaaagctgatgtagattgtgttgttatgaatgggttatatgcccAAAAGTGTTATTCAGCTACTGAAATCTTCCAGCGAACGACtgttgtgactattttcaattttataagccacataatttaaaacattgataatgtatatttttgcttattttaacaacaaaacataagtccgcctagcctgctttactgagctgaagttggttttataatcacATTGGTTcctttttgaacaatgacaacctgtgacgctCCCGATATTGTTTGCTACTCTGAATaatcggtctgaaatagcatgtaagtatggatTAGTAATGGGCGTAATTCCTGCATGCCGCTGGCCAACCATTAAGCACACAGTAGTCACTTTAGGACAAAAATTTAGGccaaatgacatgaactagtggatTGTCTACTGTTATCTTTAAGCTGCGCGTTCGTGATATCAGGAGGCATATGGCTTTAAACGGTAGGGGAGggattgtgtttcaaagatattaactggtagcattttggcagatcacctccTGCACCTTTAAGGCATGATGAGTTTGATAATTACGTCTGTGGTTAATCTTGCTGTTTTGGTGTGCTTTATACAGATGGAGTGAAAATTATGTCAGTGATGGAGGGAGATTCTGTTACTCTGCATGCTGATGTTTCTGGCACATCcagatatacatttttttatcttCAGCGGTGGATCGGACCAGAAAATAATCGTATAGCTGAAGTCAATTGGATTGAAAATGagatatataaaattatatattataatgagCGATTCAGAGACCGATTCCCGATCGACAAtcagactggatctctgaccatcaggAACATCAGAACCACAGACTCTGGACTTTATCGAAAATATGCTCGAGGCTATAATGAATCATTTCATGTTACTGTCTATGGTGAGTAGCTGATTTAATGTGGCCTGCCACATTCATGTTtcacaatgatttatttgaaaccTCCTATATATTTTGGTATGAATTCATAACAGTAATTAGATTATGCTGATATGATTGATAAATTATCTGTCATAATACTTTAAAGTATTACTTCACATTATTCTCTGATGTTTTCCAGCATACCTCCCCAATCCTGTCATCTCCAGAGACTCTTTAAACTCTTCATCATCTAGTTGTTCAGTGTTGTGTTCAGTGTTGAATGTGAGtgctgtgagtctctcctggtacaaaggaaacagtttattgtccagcatcagtgtgtctgatctcagcTTCAGTCTCTCTCTACATCTGGAGGTTGAACATCAGGATAAAAACACCTATAGTTGTGTGCTGAACACGTCCTTTACTTACCGGACTGAACATCTGGACATCAGTAACCTCTGTCTGACACATCCAGGTGCATGAAAACACTACATATCAATCTCAGTCTTTCTAATGAGGTGCTATTTGGTCAATATGTAGGTGTATTTAgttaataaaacttattttttctGTCTTCAGACTCGATTCACTGTTGTGGTTTCACTGAAGCTGTGATTCGATTGGTCCTCTCTGCTGTTGTGGGCGTGGCTGCTGTTGCCATTGTGGTTTATGACATCATATCCAGAAgagcatatttttaatttttttctcaatgtTTTGTCTTTAAATCTAAACATTTCACCGTGATGATGTTTTTAACAAAGATTTGTGAATCAATAATTTCCAAAATTTTGCTTTGATTAATTTCTGCTTTCTTCGTTTTTGTTACCGCATTGAAACTGTGCAGTATTGTTGTGCGTGAAGATTGTGAATTTCTGCCCAATATAggtgtatttaaattaaattcactatTATTTGTATGTTATTAATGTGTAACAGTCAGCTTGAGGTTaaataaatcatactaaactATACTAATGCTTTTGGTtgaagtgtttctttttttaaatatttgttaaattaacTAAAGTTGCAGTTGATGGGGtttggttttaaaatatttgataaaaaatttGCTAATGTTCAATGTGAACATAACTATCAATACTGCACAATACAATCATTACCTATGGGACTATCGAAGGAGGAAATTGTGTTTAAACGACAGAAACCATTGTATTGGTTGACCATTGGTTAACCCAACGTGATCAAGTGTTGCTGGGTTGTAGTTTTACACATCAGACATAaggatattttgaaaatgcaGTAGTAGGAAAAAATGACAGAACTTGAGGTTTTTCAGGTCAATAGTGATAGTTTTCataaatttttatattgatattgaGTTGGCTTTGGGCTGGATTTTTTTCTGGTAACTGGCAACCCAGATCACACCCTGAATGTGTTGTAATATTGACCAATAAAATAGTATATTTACATGACAATAATGTACTTCAAATTGTAGGatatttacttttacatttttaaaaatatcttgagGACAGACTGTCAAAACAATCCCTATACATAATAACTTTGCAATATGTGATAATCGCTTTAACGATGGGGaatgacactgacaacagaaggttTGGATCCACAtacaggtttattcaaagtcaggcaagcgatggtcaacacaggtgcaaacaggtatttgAAGACAATCCAGAATCACTGTCGAATACAGGCAAGAGATCAGAAAGGCAGGTggcaggcaaagacaaagaggcgaacaaggctaacggtcggtacacgggataacaagactgggaaacgcgttgtaatgctactgtgaaagataacaagactcggcaaactggatgggtgaatgagtggcttatgtagtgaatgcaatcagtctctgacaaggctcaGGTGATgagaatgtaatcagtctagatgagtgagcatgtgtgagtgtgaccggagagcatgtatgaatatgtagtccaggagaAGTGTAGTCCAGGGTTATTGTGTGAGAGAACCAGCGATCGATCACTGGTTATCGaaacagtcgcattgtcacatatccgattttTATCTGATTCATTTCCACATATAAAAGGCCCCGTTTACATTGCctgttaaatgtgacccaattccgattttttgctcatatgtgacagagatcggatctgttctatgactgtaaacaaaaaaaacaaaaaaaaaatgcatgcattcggatattcagagatcggtttcagacttccttcatatgtggaaataaatcagatataaattggATATGTGACAATGTGACTATCATTtaaacaggcagatcagatttattgaggcagTCCAatttgtacgtcattaaacttgtgacaatTTGGTACTTCTCCCGGTTTTAATGACGTAGAAGAAAGAGCGTGTGTGTAGACGCCGAcacggtaaacaacaacaacagaggaaacaaggaggaggaaagtggtctgtcgccacaatttgctctcACCAGaactgagatctctctcgtacccacaaattcctataaagggtggaggacaccatatataaaccataggcgcaAGATGCGATaacggccctttcccacctctgcctcaaaatcattttgaagttgggcgaacttcgagCTAAAAGTGGCTGGTGTGGTGCAGATGCTAGAACCTGCCTTTACGCATGTGCGttatcgtaaattgtatggcaagtgtaaacacatgaatcagatatgggtcacacaattaaaagaatgtgtaaacgcacaggcaaaaaaatcagatagaggcaacaaatcggaattaggcatcaagacctgacTGTGTAAATGGGGCCAAGGAGGCCTGAATCaaatctctgaatatccgaatgcatgcgctGTTTTCGTGTTTACACGAATAGAATAGATCATAGAAtagacctggggcctgtttcagtaaggaggttcaaacaactcagaatttaaacttgaactctgagttgatttaccgagagattaaaaactcagagttttcggtttcagaatagcggatctgagttaggtcaatcaactttgagtagaccaactcagagttaagggtgcacaccgtgactatataaaggcattatcaatagagcGCAGATATTttgagtgaccatggcaacatttaaaaaaaaagagatcagcatttctttctccagctgaatttgatctgctcatgcaaaatttatagcaaatatgagcgtatatattaaaaaagaagcaaccatcagtgaaacagacagTTAGCGTGAGAAAACAGCTGCAAGTTAATGCGTCATTCTTAATTTAAAGTAggctatttaaatatttaagtataataaacttttatacacgtttatcagttttaatagatttaacagtgcatttgtgtgtctgcctttttattgatcaagtgatagaggttgaaaatactttttagaaagtataataatcccattaatacatgtcaaaggttaagctaattatttatgaaaaaaggacaagccattctcatatgtgactttgttctgtgtgtgacaaaaatgtaggcaatagctgtgtttccatcaaaatatataacataaatttgtgcaaaactagAATAaagcataaaagatgcgaataaagcagcgttttcatccaacaagtca
This window encodes:
- the LOC141380180 gene encoding uncharacterized protein, producing MLHRLIFLFFWHLVDGVKIMSVMEGDSVTLHADVSGTSRYTFFYLQRWIGPENNRIAEVNWIENEIYKIIYYNERFRDRFPIDNQTGSLTIRNIRTTDSGLYRKYARGYNESFHVTVYAYLPNPVISRDSLNSSSSSCSVLCSVLNVSAVSLSWYKGNSLLSSISVSDLSFSLSLHLEVEHQDKNTYSCVLNTSFTYRTEHLDISNLCLTHPDSIHCCGFTEAVIRLVLSAVVGVAAVAIVVYDIISRRAYF